CTCTCAACTACTCTCACAGCAGGCACAACCACCTCCACAGACATGATCCACCGCTGCCACCGGCATATTGCTCTCCGCCTCCGCCGCTCTCCTCGAGTTACTTCACAGTGCAGCGTAGCTGCGCCCTGCATTCGAGGTAAGTTAGTCACAACGCAAATGCGTTTCAACGAACAACTACGCGGTTTTTATTCTTAAAAGCAGAACGTTTAACAATTCGCTCAGATTTTAATATCGATACGTTCAACTGTTTACAATAAATAGCAATTTTTACAAATATCTTGCATAAGTTACGGTATTCATAGAGTATGCTGGTAATTCCAAGCAAATCGAGCTGCCACGATTGTTATTGGTTGCGTCGTTCAAAATAACATTCGTCGGTTCCTCGTTCCtgtaacgaaacgaaacgaaacgaaacgaaacgaatcaATTGTTCAACGACGATAACGATGTTATTAACATTATATACCGTATCAATTATTGGTATCAATGTATTACTTGTTGTATAACACTGCGACTACTTCGTTCGCCGGTGTCACGAATGCTGTAGCTTTTACAGTGTCGGTATCGGTAATAGAAATCCGAACGGAGCCTCTGTCGACGAATCTGCTAAAGTGTTTAAGGGCATAGTACATCGGCTGTTTATAAAATTCATCGGTCTCTGGATTTACGATGATCGGGGAGTCGACAAAATTACTAATCCAGTTTGGTCCACCTTCTTTGTCCAGAGCTATATTCCAGTCCATCCATCCGACCGCCCAATGATTCATGTACTATCCGCGATCGGAAAAAAACACCGGattaaaatagaaaaagaagaaagaatggAACATGCTTCTTTTCTTTTAcctctatgatacttaaaatgtACTTCTCTCCTCGTTCCCACGATCCTAAGAGAACTTTTTTAAACTTCAACTCGTTACTCCCTGTATATAGATAGAAGATATACATCGAGggaatattattaaaatttttcgaaattataaaaatttcgttcaatttttttaattatatcaCCACCCACCTGTACACGCTTCGGTCAAGAGGATAAATTTATCTGGGAAATCGGCGTGCGTTCTATCCAACACCGTTGGCGGAATAAAAGAATCGGTATACCAATGAACAGCTATACCAGCGGTGTAATTCCTCGCCTTTTCGTTCCGAAACATATCCTTGATTGCCCAAGGCAACTCGATCCTCTGGTCGTCCAGAGCGAGAATCCGCGTTTCATTATGCCTGGACGCCGCCAGAGTTGGACCGAAATTATCAGCTACCCATTTACCCATGCTCTTCGGTGTCCAGCCCATCGTGTTGATACGATCGAATGGTACATAGGCGTTTAGCGGTTCGTTCCCCGTTGAAACAGCCCATATATCGATACCGTTCTTTTTGTATTCCTCCAAGAATTTCACTATGTAATCGCTATAAATCTGATAGTATTCTTCCTTCAATAAACCTGCAGCAAAATAATTACCAAATCATTTCCGACTACGATAGTACGAGAGAGGTACGATAATACTATATGCGTCTACCTACATTTTTTTTACACTCACCGTGTCCATTAATCTTGTCGTTTGTTTTCATCCATGCCGGTGATGACCACGCGGCGCTTAACCATCTCACTTCGGGATTCAATTCGATGGCTTTCTTTATGTACGGTATTTTATAATCGTAATCTTCCGGAGCAAGCGCGAACCGTTCCAACGAAAGGTCGTTCGCGTGGTCGTCGTACGTGTAAGCTCTCGTTGAGAAATCGGTTCCACCGATTGGAATACGACCTAACAGATACCTGCTTCCCAATCGTGGATCGTAGTACGAGCTGCGAACGCACCAATCGATCGTACATACGCAGTTATTACGCAGTTACACtggcctacctacctacctagagCGTAATAGAGCGTAATAGATTTCTTTCATTACCGAATCAGTTGATCTTGAGTAGCCTCGCTCAGTTTCTTCACGTTTATTCCTGCCGAGTCTGTAAAAGCAGCCCCAAAACCCACGATCGTTTGATGCTTGCTCGTAACGTCGATGGTTAACACTGTGCTTTGAGATTTCCCGTATTCGCAGGAACCGAACGCTGCTTCTGACCTGCTCATTCGGAGTCCCTTTTTACTCGAGACGTACCAATAAACGGTTCCGTTCCGAGGGATCTTTGGTTCGTTGTCCGGCGTGGTATCGCAGTACGTCGCGTTACAAACGCAGACGATTCTGTCGGGGCCGAAACTACGGGGCACGCATTCCTTTCCTTTACCTAGAACAATTAACAATTTACACTATATCGTCCGTCATCCATCACGAAAACGTTACGGTAAGCAAAGAATTTACCTTGGACCGAAAAAAAGACGATCGGTAAAAGTATATACAATATGCACCTCGTATCCATCACGAGGAGAACTGCACGAGCGAAAGCGAACTGATACGTGATTTATATAGCAGCGATCCGTGTTTGTTTTCCAACGTGGTAGGGACGTGGACGATAACGAATATATCTCCACCTATACGTACACGCGTACGTCTGACCTCGCGATCACTCCGATCGCATACTTTCTTTCAATATTAACCAAATATGATGTTATATAACGCAAATtgataataatatttaattgctTTATCACGCGACGCTTGTTAGGTAGACGTTGCGTCGTTCGCGGTCTAGCAACGAACAAGCGACTGCGATACGTACCAGTTACGGCGCGCGCGTTCACAAACACGCCAGCTATACTACGCCACGTCTATAGCCAACCGGGGTCGAGTGAAAAATTCATGTCGGTCCGTTTCCGTTTAACGATTCTGTCCTCCGCCGCTATGGACCGCCGTCGATTCACTTATTCATAAGCAACCGACACTCCCGTCGCGCCGcttatttatattgttttgcatAATGCAGCGGCGCGACATCACGTGCACTCTACGCTTCGTACTCTACACGTGTTGTATCCGGCCTATCTACTTGTACATTGGTTACATTTAGAAATTTAGAAAACGACCTTGACAACTGGGTTTACGCGTGAGATATTCTCTCGTACTTTTGTTCCATCATTGCGCGTTATCGTCGACGTAACGGTCGGtttctcctttctttttttttttcattttgtttTCGATTCAATTAGATCAGCAAGTAATTCTGTCGGTTCCGTCTGTTCGCGCGTGGGTCACGGCGAGGACAATGCGCCGTGGAGAGAGAATCGAAGGGTGGCGCAGAGGGGACGACGATGCGCCGGCAGTAGCCGGCAGAGACCGGGCCGGTGGCGTGGCGTGGCGTGGCGTGGCGTGGCGTGGCGTGGCGTGCCGTGCCGTGCCGTGCCGTGCCGTGGTGAGGCgagcaagcaagcaagcaaaAAGGAAGGGGTGGTTGCGAGGGGGCTGTACAAGCGGAGAGTGACAGGAAGGAGGGTGGAAAAGGCGCATGCCAGTTGCGTCGTCGACGCGTTACGAGTCGGGCAACGGTACCCTTCTCGACACCGTTCTCTCACGCGATTTTATTCCCTCTCGGTGTCGGTCGCCGTTCGAATTTCATTTTCCACGTCGTGACAAGTTTCGCGGGTGCGGTGCCTCCTCCCAGATGAATATCGCGTGTGCGATAAACGTACGAGAACCCGGCCTTCCACCGGGATACAGGATCGATACTTTTTTCTGACTGGCCGCGACTTGGAAGGGCAACGGCCGCCCGACCCGCAGGGAAGAGACGCCGGGTTTCCTCTCGAGAATTTTTACCTCTTCGACGTCGTCGCGTTACCTCGTCGTGGAAAATGTTGCTCGTTACCTCTCTCGGCCCATCGCGATCAGCCAACAACGCGTTGTTACGCCTCTGCCTATACGGATAGACGCGGACGGACGCACGTACGATCCCATTCTCCTATCCTATACTATAGGACGCGAATACGTACGTGGACGACGTTACGTCGTAGACGAAAATGAATTTTCCGGTTAGTGGACGATACCCCTTTGAAGCCGGAACGCTTCGTAACGAGCTTTACGTAACGGCGGAACCTGACGGAACTTTTCCTCGATATTACTACCTAGCACTACCTCACCCCGCGCGCCTTTCTTTACCACGcttcgcttctttttttcatttttttctttttcttcttaccCACGCAAACCGTATGGTAGTCGATAAGATAATCTACAAACTTTTCACGAGTAAACTCCTTGTGCCGCCTCCCCAATGGGACAAGACGCAATTAGACAGACCGTGTGATGGTCGACCTTGACTTTACGATGCCAAGCGACCCTACAATTTTTTATCGATCGACTCGAagaaataattaacaaaaacATCGAATAGCAAATCGAATGGCAAACGAACCTGAAAATATTCTCTCTGGGACGTGGAAAATTAACCGCAAACGTACCGACTGTGGATAACGTTCTAGAACGAGATTGTGTTTGCTCGTTACAGTAGACACGGCTACTATACCTCCTGTACGGGTGAGCTTTCGCCGTGAATTACTCATCGGAAAAATAAGATATGGAAATTATCGGGGCGCCTGTCTTTCGCAAAAAATAACGCTGTGCGCTTTACGCGTTACCGTAAGCGACGATTTCCTTTCTGGCTTCAAAGGGTCCGaacaatatataattaatatatcgaATAATACGCGCCACGTGCGTACGTGTACGTTTCGTCTAACGTCTTGAGACAGCCATCGGACACGGTCATCGGCGTCAAATTATTCGGATTCAAATAATTTCAGATTTAAAAAATTACGATAGAACGACGCGCGTCTAAAAAGGTACGGATAATGCGACGAATAACGACtgttcaatgcaatgcaatgtcaaaGTTCCTATTCACCGACTACTAATTCTATCGACGAAGGCGAATCAAGCTTTGTTCCATGTGCCAGATGTATAGTCACCATGTTCACGTGCCTCTGCGATTTCTTCGACTGGTAAGATTCTCTTTTCCACATTACCACTTTTCCACCTTGATAACCTCCAAATCTAACTGTTGCTATTCTTACTATTTTATTCTAATTCCCATCCAACTTTAAGTCAAATATAAATGCACGTTACGATCATTATTTTTATCCGTGAACACGTATTTCGATACGCGGCCATCGGTGATATTGGCGGTAACTTGGCGAGGTAAATTCTCATCGAAGCGTCTGTTTCACGCCACGCTGCTACGCCAACAACAGCTATTACGTCTAACAATATAATATCGCATACGTGCGACTGCCACCACGAAACAAATAATACGCAACTGGTAGATGATAGTGGCTGCCGATCGAAGATTGCCAGCCACGCGGAAACTTGTTCGAGTCACCACCAATTTCTTTGTTCAACTTTACCCGAAACACTTTCAGAAGAGTGTCTTGATACAGACTGGAGCAAAGCCAGATTATTACTGCGATTGAAAACGTTTCTTCTCCCATCTCGAAACGCGCTGGGAAATCGTATCTTCTTCTCAACATTATTTATTATCGCGACGAAGGATTACGGTTCCCCGGAGAAATACTCGGTCCGCTTGGGGTACCGAGTATTTTCGATTCTCGTTACGGTTAATTCTCCCTTTTCTCCCCTTATCGCTCTCGATCGATGGAAGGATCGGCGAAGAGGACGAACAAAGGTGGAAAAGAAAGATTGGTTATCGACTGTTCTGCCGTATCGGAACCTCGAACAACTCGGAGATAGAGGAAGAGAAACAGACCACGCCCCCCTGGATAGTGGTCGTTCAGTAGACCGATTTCTTCGAAAGAGAGAAATCAAAGCGAGTCATTAGAGAAAGAGATTAGTTTGCATCATCTCGGAACGTAAACACGATCAAAAAAGTTGTCCAATCATCTTTATCGGCCTCCACTTGACCTTGTTTTCATCCGGTATGTGACGCCACGACACCGGAAGTAATCTAGTCTTCCCCCGCCTTCTTTCTTCGTTTATTCATCCGCATTGCCAGCTGGCAGTCAATTATTATACGATCAACGATCGAGAAAATGAAAAGTTGACGGCGTTAAACCGCGACTGGCGTAGGGCGAACCGATCGAAGCTGCGGTCCTCGCGCTCCTAACCAGTTCCGGTCACCTCCGCCGTTTTGCGCCGCTCTCTACGCCACACTACTTAGTTTTACTACCTATGTATCTTACTCATAGTACGTACACTTGTACACGCTTCGTACACGTTCGTACGCACCGTTCttcttcgattcgattcgattcgattcgattcaatTCGATTCGGAGAAGCACGAAAGCATTTCAAGTTTACTGAAAAAGTTCAAGGTAGCAAAGAATTGGCGAAACGGAAGGCGAAGCGCGCGCGGTTCTCAGCTGGAAAATCGTCATACGATGATCGATCATCGTTGCAATGTTTAACGTTTCTTTTTCGAGCAACATTTTCCTTTGCGAATGTAACGAAAAATGAACGAATATTAAGTATAATCGATCGATAAATGATCGAGAGAGACAAGAGTATCAGCTCGAGTAGAACGAACCTCTTtcctttcatagaaattttcaaTGGCATCAGCGCAAAAACGTTGCCGCTATTGTCTAGAATTTAGGTCGCAGCGCTTACACCATCCTTATCCATCCACCGAACGTACCGCATGGGATGGCGAATCTACGATGGGGACGGTACGGGTTTCAAATGTTCAAAAACTACCAATAAAAAGTGAAAGTAACGAACAAGCTGACGACCTGGAATTCTACCACCTATCGTTTCCCTTTCATCCATGGAGAATGGAATCTGACGGATGAACCCAAATAATTATGTACCTCGacgtacgtacgtacatacatacatacgcgAGAGATAAAAaaatcactctctctctctctctctctctctctctctctctctcgaatgCGTGAAAAGTAAGAAGAGAGtggaatttttgttttaaaatCCGGGTGCAGATCCAGCTGACCCATCGTACAGATGGAGAGATTTGTGATCGTTGTTGTACGCGTATCTATCTTCGCGACAAATGATATTTTTCGTTGTTTCAGGCTCGACCAGCCGCCGGTGACCAGCTCGACGTCCGGAATGGACAGCAAAAAGGTTCGAACAATCAAATCATTTACATTATGCGAACGTTTAAACAGTGGCAGAAAGTTAACGAGACGATAAGCGTTGAAATTAGTACTCTTTGACCGCTTCTTCTACTAGCTGAGTTTTATTTAATAGCCTTAACGCATTAGTCGCGAGTTTGTTGGTTCTTTCTCTtttaaaaatataacaattaCTACTAGGTTGTCCAAACGGCACCGCTACCCGTACCCGTTCAGGTACGTAGCAAGAACGATGGCTCGGGGGTGGCCGTATCCGTGTCGGGTGTTCGCAGACGAAGCTGTTCCCAGGGATTACGATCGCCCGCCGCCAAGAGGCCCATCTCCGCACCCGTCGCCCTTCAGGGCTGGTTACACAAACAGGGCTCGGAGGGTTTGATGCTCTGGAAGAAACGGTGGTTCGTCCTCTCCGAGTACTGCCTCTTTTATTACAAAGGTACGAGAAGGCGTTTCTTCGATTCGAATACAAACGCACAGGTTACGATAAAACgctttacattttttttctttcaggtCCCGAGGAGGAGAAATTGCTAGGCTCGATATTGTTACCCTCGTATAGAGTTACCGTGTGCAAACCAGAGGACAAAGTGAACAGAAAATTCGCATTCAAAGCCGAACACGCAAACATGAGAACCTATCACTTTGCAGCGGATAATCGCGAAACCATGAATCAGTGGGTGAACGCGTTAACTTTGGCAACGCTTCTTCAAGATCCGAATCCGTAAATATTTCGAACCTGATTACCCTTACCAAAGAATCGTCCGTCCAGCTAGGAAAACTATGCCATATGTAACTTGTAttgcatttttttttgtttcattttcGACAGGGGAACGGCCGAGGCTGCAGTGGTGATCGAGATAGCCGGTCAACAGAACGGTGAACGTAGCGCGCGACCAAGCGTCTCGTCGATCTCTTCGATCCTGAATCAGAGCGCCGACGACAGTGATTCCGGATTTCACGGTTTCCAGTCGCGGGACGACCCAAGCCACGCGTCCAACAACAACTCGAGCCCGAACAGCGTCAATACGGCCTCCTTCCCCAATCTCAACGGCAGCAACTCCAACTCTAACGCCAACGCCAACACCAACACCAACATCAACATCAATAACAACAATaccaataacaacaacaacaacaacaataataacaataataacaataCCAATAACGATACTGGCGGTATCGATGACAACGCTGGCAACAATAACAACACGGACGACGTTCAACCTATATTAAACGGCTGGATTCAGCAACAAATCCCGTATAATCAGCCCAGCACgtcacaacaacaacaacaacaacaacaacagcagcagcagcagcagcaatacGGACAGCTGCTTCAGCAAGCTCATTCTCATCAACATCAGGGTGTGCTTCACCAGCATTTATCCCATAAAAATAACAATCAAACGCATCAGCAGAAACAGCTCGTTCAACAGCAGCACCAGCAACAACCGCAATCGCATTTAACCGCCGGGAACGTGCAAACCGTTCAACCGATGCCTAGAAAGTTCGGTCAACCGATCTACGCGAACGCCCCTCCGAAACCCAGAAGACTAACCGATGGTTCGACCGAGTACTCGACCCCCTCGCCGGATCCGGATTATCGGAAATCGCCGGTGTCGCCGGATGTAACGGTAACCAGCAAGAGTCCTGTTTCGGATTACGAGAGAGGCAGCGTGATCTACGGGATGGCGACAAAGATGAGTCAGCCGGTGTCGCAGCAGAGTCTCAGGACGGATAAATCGGGTTTGAATTACGGTTACGGCCAGATGCAGACGGAGAGACGCACACCCGACACGTACGGACGCAGCGCGGCAAAACCGAGATCGGGCAGAGGAAACGGTGACTACGAGGAAGTTTACGGGGTACCTCAGCTCTACCAGAGGCCGGCTGGACCTGTCGGATATACGAAAGGTTCCTCGCCGGCCCCTATACCGATCCCGTTGTACGCGCAACAACACCATCATCAGTATCAACAGCGTATCCATTCACCCGTCGCAGCTGCCAATCGTGTGAGTTCGTTCCCACCTAtacaccgcatttcatttcgtaaACCGAATTGCGTTTTAACCTCCACTTTAATTTACGCTTTCAGTGCCAATAATGAGGCAACCAAGGGCCCAGCCACCACCGCGGCCGCACAGTGCGGACTTTTTGGAATACGAGGCGACCAGGAAACCAGCTCACCAACAAATGCCGCTTCGCTGCGAGGAATCTGTTTCGAGTCAACCGAGGCGTCCACAGAGGCCTAAATCGAGTTTAGACATGGTCACTCCGTCGGACGCGGCGAACGATGGCTACTTTTATTCCGAGGAAAGGTATTCGCGCGCGCGTGCgcacgagagagagaaagagagagagagttgaataAATAATAATCTGAACTAAAAAGTGTACAGACCGATAAAAGTATCGTTTATGATACACAGATACGCGGCACAAATGAGACAATCTGCGGTTTATCTCCATCAGACGCCTCAGCATCATCAGCAACAAAGAAATCAATCGCTTTCCCGTGCTACGATGCCGTTGAAAGGAACGGGAATCCACGAGAGAGGCGACGAAGGCGGTAGAATAGCTACGCTACCGGAAGCTTCTTCTTGCTTCGGCCCGAGACGCGGGCAACGCGAACACGTTCATCAGCCGTACGCAATGTCCCACCAATCGCTTCAGAGGTACACCGAGTGAGTACGAGACTTATTAGAACGGGCAACGTCTCtcgattaataaaaataataaactcGATCGATACAGGGTGAACACAGCTACTAACGAGGCGAAACTGCGACGATCGTTGCGGGAGAGGAGCTACGAATCGGGTAGCCGGGAGATGCTGACTAGTCACACGGCAGAGGAGGGGACGGTGAATCTGCGAAGAATTCCACGAGAGTTTCACGAGTCGCCAATGGGATTGGGATGGGGTAGCAGGTCGACGAGTAGCAGTCACACGGGACAAGGAACTTTTCGCGCTCCTCACGCTGCTGTCAGACGATGGAACgaccaacagcaacaacaacaacaacagttcTGCAGATCCGCATCCGCGCGTCTTCCGAGAACTAGGCATCCGGCCGCTCTAGATCCcaacgatgacgacgacgacgacgacgacgattacGACTGCGACTACGACTACGGAGAACGATCTTCCGAACAAGACTCGAGAGACGGTGAACGAAAGATACAACAGGTTGGTCGGAGGAATTTGAGCGTGTCCAAAACCGTGTTCAAATGCGTGTTATTTTGCAGCGCGAGGAGTCGATGAAACGGCTGCTCGAGTGGAAGCAACGGATGCTCCAGTCTCCGCTGACACGGAAACCGTCGTCGGCATCGACGAACAGAAACCGGCCGCCGAACGATCTCTCCAGTTATTACAAACAGCAGGCACTGCTCGAGCTCGCTGCGCACGAGGCCTCCGTCGCGGAAACTCGTCATTCACGGCGAAGAGAGGACAGTAATCGATCGCATGTCCGGAGCAAGAGCACCGATGGTCGTCGGACTGTCGGTAACGTTTCGCGATACAACAGCTACTCCAGCGACGACGAAGGTAGGGACACCTCGCCTGAACTTATTATATGAGTTGTGGCTTCTCCGATGCGTGCCGTTCTTGGGACCGTCTTCACTTTTATTATCacatttttccttttcttttaacATCACCTCCGATATTATACGATATCGTCTGTATCGTATGCCATAAACATGGGTCCCACGAACGTGCTACATTTGCGATTGAAAAAACTTTAAGTAGATTTTGAGCTGGATTGTACTAAAAGAACGATAGCAAATTTCTAACCGCCTCATTACATATAACCGCTTCAACACGGTCAACCGTTGAATGTGCTCACGCGTCCGTTCTGCGGAGAAGCAAATCTTTTTAAAGGATAATATTTGGTACAGGAACAATTTTTATACCTATGGACACGTCCATGTATAAATATCTTTtcttttcacttttttttttcttttcctttttctacTCTCTCCTCCCCACCACCcatcttgaaaaaaaaaagaaaaaaaagattcaTCGTCCCCAAGAGAGAGACGCAATCATCGCAATCTCAAGTCTTTCGAATGTGTCACGAATATAGAAATACGCTTTGTACCTACTTACCCTGTGCGAACCgatgtaaaaagaaaaaaggaaaagacgCGAAGCGAGCGTCGCTACCGCAACGTTCCATTTTCCTCTGGctgttttctcttctctctattGCGGAATCGCTCGTCGAGCGAGGAGTAGATCTGTCACTTTTGTAGATCGGGAGGATCTTTTAAAAGGGTAAtagaagagggagagaggaaTCGAACAACGTAGACGGAACAAAGAAAGAAAGacagaaggaaagaaagaaagctaGGAagatagaaagaaagaaagaaaaaaaagaaagaaagacagacagacagaaaaaaaagaacaaaccgAAAAAGTGACATAAACAAAGAGCGGAATCTGCAAACATTCTCTCCGCGGGGCTCCTTCTCTTTGCTGCTGTGTTGGGTCTGGGCTGACTGACTGACTGGTGAATGGGAACAATTAACACCTTTGAAATTTAACTAGCCAAACCGTCCGTTACATTCTAACACTCGTACTAGAACCGTACCGTACTCTACATACTCGAGTAGTAATACGACACGTGGGTCAGCATGGCATGTCGAGAAAAGTATATCACTAACACTATCGTAGAGGCGTTCTTCAATTACGGCCGGCATTTACCATTTTTCAGCTGGTAATACGACCGCTCGGCTGGCTGACGGATCTCGTTGCGGGCATTTTCTTTCGTTATCCGTCGTAGGTAGAGAATGCGTTAACGAGAATGGGTGAAATTTAGTTAGAAAAGGCATCGAAAGGAATTCCCGTAACGAGATTGGTCGGATCTCAGCTTGTCATTGGTAGTTGAGAGGGTTGGGTTGTGTGATTAATCACCACTCGTGTGAGTAACGAACGTCCTCGTGTGTTTGTTTTGTAACGGACGAATCAGAGGTAGGAGACGTCCGGAGGAAGCGCACGCGCAGACCCTCGCATGCAGGAAGGAGCCCCCGGCAGCTCGGAGACAATCGTTCGCCAGGGATTCCGCTCCAAGAGGCCGTCTCCGGAACCGGTCGCCAGAATCGGAATGCCCGGCAAACGAATCCTATCGGTTCCGTTTCGGCGAACGCGGGTGGAATACCTCCCGACGCCGGATACGAGGAAGTCAGTTTCAACAAGGGGTCGGAACAACACTCGCGGCAAGAGTCGGACGCTTCAGCCCACGACGAGGACAAACCGAAGAAAAGGCCGTCCGGTATACTGAAGAGCTCGACCGCCTATGCCGGCGAGCAGGTCGGAGGAGAGTGTACGTCGAACGCGCCGATCGAGGCTTGGACCGGACAAAAGGCCGTCCAATGGATCGGCAACCAGAGACAGCCGGACGACTGGCTGGATACTCGCATCGACGAGAGCAACGTGATCAAACAGTTCTCGTATCAGTACATCAAGCCTAGGGAGCCGAAACCGGAATCGAACGACGATAGAATCGCAGAGGAGGAGGAATCGGCCCCGTGGGACAACAAGAAAGGGGAAACAGCTACGAACCTGGTCCAGTGTAGAATACGAACGTTCGAGCTGAACCAGGACAGTCCCGTTAAAGAGGTACTCGCCATGCAGGAACCGTTGAAAGTATCTCCCGTCCAAGCGACAGAAGCGCATGTCTCCAAGTTGGATTCTACCAAGAAGAGCTGCTGCTCCTCGGTGATCCGTCGTTTCGCGTTGGGCGAAACGGATCCACCGGACTACTCCAAGTGCAGACACACCGAACAACGGGGTCACGGGGAGGGTCACGCCAAACAACCGTCTACCGACAGCAACAAATCCGTGAAGGATCTGCTGGCCGACTTCGAGAGGAAGTCCCAGCTGGTTCAAGCTGGACAGCAGGAATACGCGTCGAAACACCGCGGAGTGTTCAGCGACTCCGAAGCTTTGCTGTACGACACGGGTAGCGATCTGGATCAACGCGATAGAAATCGCGGGAGAGGCCGAATCGAGCAGCAGAACGGACGGAAGAGAAGATCCTCGTCGAAAGAGAGCGTAAACGAGGAAACTAGTCCGACGGACGACGAGCTAGCTCCCAGCCGTGTTCGATCGAGCGTCGCGGAGTCGTTGTTGACTCACGGCGACCGTTTCTCCGGTGAGAGCGGGACAGCCAGTCCAACCGTGAAACAGGAAGAGGACGCGGTAACGGTAGTAACGCCCGAAGAACATTATCTCCCCATGTCCCCGAGGAAGGCTATACTAGATCCGAGCGACGACAGGCCGAATCCAACGATGATGGAAACTCTGTTCGCGAATTTCGAACACGAGGAGAGCTCGTACGTGGAGATGGCTCAAAACGGACTGACGCGCTCCCTGTTGGCGCCCACCGATGACAACGGGAAACTCGACTCCGGGCATTATTCTACGCTCGACGCGCCTCACTACGAATTCGTCTGCGTTTCCGACAGCAAAATGGAACCGGTCTACATGGAAGTGAGTCAGTTGTCCGAAAAGGAGGATAAAGCCAACGGAACGGTCTTGTCCACCGGCCCGTTGAAGAGGAGATCCCACGACGAGACCTCGACGCGAACGAGAACCGATCTCCCCGACATTCTAACGGCCCTAAAGTCCGACAGTTCCGACGCCGATGACGAATCGTCCAAGGA
The window above is part of the Xylocopa sonorina isolate GNS202 chromosome 3, iyXylSono1_principal, whole genome shotgun sequence genome. Proteins encoded here:
- the LOC143422372 gene encoding lysosomal acid glucosylceramidase-like, with product MWKRESYQSKKSQRHVNMCKLLIVLGKGKECVPRSFGPDRIVCVCNATYCDTTPDNEPKIPRNGTVYWYVSSKKGLRMSRSEAAFGSCEYGKSQSTVLTIDVTSKHQTIVGFGAAFTDSAGINVKKLSEATQDQLIRSYYDPRLGSRYLLGRIPIGGTDFSTRAYTYDDHANDLSLERFALAPEDYDYKIPYIKKAIELNPEVRWLSAAWSSPAWMKTNDKINGHGLLKEEYYQIYSDYIVKFLEEYKKNGIDIWAVSTGNEPLNAYVPFDRINTMGWTPKSMGKWVADNFGPTLAASRHNETRILALDDQRIELPWAIKDMFRNEKARNYTAGIAVHWYTDSFIPPTVLDRTHADFPDKFILLTEACTGSNELKFKKVLLGSWERGEKYILSIIEYMNHWAVGWMDWNIALDKEGGPNWISNFVDSPIIVNPETDEFYKQPMYYALKHFSRFVDRGSVRISITDTDTVKATAFVTPANEVVAVLYNKNEEPTNVILNDATNNNRGSSICLELPAYSMNTVTYARYL